The Candidatus Thermoplasmatota archaeon genome segment AAGAATCACATGATCTCCTGTGTTGATAACCGGGTTAGATGCTGAGCATGATTCATCTGCGTCTTCGAGAACGATAACACCAAAGACTGTGTTGTTATTGACTGGATAACTGGCAGCCTTGAAGCTATCTCCATTTATGTTTGCTGTTACAGTAAAGTAGGTTGGACTGTACGTAAATAGGTTTTTTGTCTGAGAATCAGAGATCTCAACAACAACTGTTGATAAATCAACATCTTTTGTCCCAGCACGAGGTCGTATTTCAATCGCCAGTCGAACAATTTTCGATCCCTCGTTTTTTCCAGAGACTTTTTCAACAGCTATTCCAGTGGCAACTTCTGCTATGGTTTGTTGCCCTGTCGACATCGCCTGCGTTTCTAATTTGCCGCTTGTTTGAATAAGAACAGAAGCAGCAATACCAGCAACGAGGACCATCGCGATAAAAACAATCATCGCTCCGATACCAACATCGCCGATATCA includes the following:
- a CDS encoding flagellin produces the protein MGKIYKKLKENDIGDVGIGAMIVFIAMVLVAGIAASVLIQTSGKLETQAMSTGQQTIAEVATGIAVEKVSGKNEGSKIVRLAIEIRPRAGTKDVDLSTVVVEISDSQTKNLFTYSPTYFTVTANINGDSFKAASYPVNNNTVFGVIVLEDADESCSASNPVINTGDHVILTVNATAAFGGLATRVNVFGMIIPEEGSPGIISFTTPAAYNDVVVELQ